Genomic segment of Paenalkalicoccus suaedae:
GGCGCCTCTAATCGAATTTCCGTCGCCGCAAGAGCACGCTTAATATCATCCGTTAGTTGTACAATCTTATTAATTTTAACGCCTGGCTCTGGCTGCACTTCAAAGCGCGTCACACTTGGGCCCTTCGTCTTATGCACGACACGCGCCTTCACATTAAAGTATTGGAAGGTCTCATTTAGCTGTTGCTCCATCTCCGTTACCCAGCCTGCATCATCATCATTCGGACGCTCTGGAATAGCTAAGAGCTGAATTGCCGGGTACATGTAGCTCGCTTCTTGCTCGTGCTTCCGTTTTTCATAATGCTTTTTATCCGTTTGCTTCATCATGACATTAAACGGAACCTGCCCCTTCTTCTTTTCCATGTTAGAAACAACGGCTGGATTGTACACTAAGCCTCTATCATAGTGAGATTGCTCCTGCTCTTTCTCTCTTTTAACATGTTGTTTTGGTACTTCTTCGACGAATGGTGTTGCCGGAGCATCTTCGTGTGTCGGCTCCGCTAAATAACGTTCTTCTTTATCCTCAACATTCTGTGGCTGCTTTTCCGACCGGTCCTCAAGCCTCTCTACCGACTCTTCTTCAAAAAGAGTAGCTTTTAAAGGTTCTGGAGTTACTTCCATCAGTTCTTCTTGCTTATAGTTATCCTCCTTCACCTCTTCCACATCTACAATGACGGGGTCATCTGATTGATGTGAGGTCAACTCCTCACTAATTTGCTCCTCGTTTACCTGGTATGTTTGTACAACCTTCTCTTCTTCGTTATCTTTTGGCGCTGTATATTCCTGTTGTACTTCTCTTGCTAACCGCGCTCGTTCCAGCTTCCGATCCTCGGGGCGATACAATTGCCTCGGTATCTCCTGCACTTTAAAATTCTGTCCTTGGAACTTAGGTCGCTCCGTCGACGTATCAGCATGCTTCTTTGGGCGTGCCTTCTCTACCTTCTTACTAGTAGAGCGCTCTTGGCGTTCTGGTTTCTCTTGACCCCTCAACGTGTTCTTCGGATAGTAGTGCTGCATCTTTACTTCCTGCTCAACGTAGGGCTCCTTGGGTTTCTTACGTGCTGTAGGAGGAGCCTCATACGTCTCCTCTCCTTCTTGATTAAACATCCAATCCTTCATTTTATGTATATAAGAAAACACGGACTTTTCTTTCATCTTTATCATCACCTAATTTAAAATTTACGAATAAAAAAAAGGCGCTGGGAAGAACCGTGGTATATCTACCGGCTTCCAGCCACCTTTTTTTCCTCTGCTTCTATTCTACTTAACTTGAGCTAAAATTTCATCAGTCAATTGGTTTAGATGATGGTTTCTTTTGAGCAAGAATAAATACTGGCTCGAATTCTCCGTCTTTATACATAAGAGGAAGTGCAGTTAATGGCACTCGACCTTCGGAGAAAAATTGGAAGGTCATCTGACCTAACACGTCAAAACCAACCTCATTTCGAATATCGGCGAATATTAACACGTCGTGGTGAGGTACAGCTACTGCAAGCTCTCCTTCCACCTTATCCGCCATCTCCTTGACTAAGCGATCATTTAAAATGCGGCTTGCATCATATCCATCTCCGTTGTGAAGGAAATAAAAGATATTGCCCGCTACTTCATCCTGCTTCATCTCTGTAGACAAAGCTCGTACGTTGAATGTCGCAGCTTCTATAATCTCTTCTTTGCTCTTACTTGAACGCTCGAGCATTTCTTCATCAATCATCGAGTAGGACTGCCCGTGATCAACCGCGTAAAAGATCGTTGTTTCAGCTGTATGGTCTGTGTAAAGAAGCTTCTTCCCGTCCTTCGTCTCCTTATCAAATCCAGGAGTGCGAAGGATTGGGAAGATGTGCTCTTCCTGTCCAGTCAAATCAATCACAGCTGTAAGTAAACGAATACCTTCTTTAAGCTGTCTTACTGTATCTTCAAGAGCGGCATCTTTATCCGCTTTAAAACGATCGGATAAATTACTAAGGCTCACCGTAATTCCTTTATCAACACGCGTATCCACAATACGAAATGTATCTGCATCGCGATCGTATGATGTAACTAAATGTTCTTCTGTAAAATGCTTTTCAAGCTCACGTTTAATTTCAATAGACTTCATATGTCATTCCCTCCAATTCTTTTAGTGTATCACGATCATGCTTGGAGTAAAAAGGAATCAATTTCTTCTTTCGTCTTTCTGTCTTTTGAAACAAATCGGTCTACTTCTTTGCCATCTTTAAATACGACAAAACTAGGAATTCCGAAAATGTCCATGTCTTGACATACTTCAATGAATTCATCACGGTTTATGGAGTAAAATGCTTTATCTGAATGCTTCTCTTCAAGCTCTGGTAAAAACGGTTCAATAAACGTACAGTCCGGGCACCAGCCTGCAGTAAATAAGAAGACCGCATTCTCCTCTTGCTTTATTTTTTCTAACTGTTCGATTGATTCAATTTTTTTCATCTGATTATTCCTCCTAAGATTTGTCGATCGTCATGTCTCCGTATCGGATCCATCCCTTTTTTCTCATGTATTCTGAGAATAGCAAACTAAGCACGGCTGGAGCAAGGAAATGCAACAGAATAATGGCGAACCACACATCTACTGTGCCTCCCATTGTGTTAATCGTCATAATTTGTCCAACAAATCCACTCGTGCCCATCCCAGCTCCTTCAGGACTGTTTTGCATCACAAAGACGGTTGTAGCAATCGGTCCAATGATGACAGCTGCTAACGTCGGAGGAATGAGGATACGAGGATTCTTCACGATGTTTGCAATTTGAAGCATGGAGGTTCCAACACCTAAGGCGATTAGTCCCGACCACCTATTCTCTCTGAAGCTCGCACTTGCAAATCCAATCATTTGCGCAGCACATCCAACAGTCGCAGCTCCGGCCGCAAGCCCCTCTAATTGAAGAATAATTGCAATGCCCGCGCTAGAAATTGGAGCCGTTAACGCGAGTCCCATTAAGACGGCAACTAAAATTCCCATCAAAAATGGTTGCTGATCCGTCGCCCACATAATAAAGCTCCCAAAGCTTGTTAATGCTGCGCCTATCGGTGGTCCTACCGTATACGCAGTCATTGCACCTGTTAAGATGGTTGTGAAAGGCGTCACAATGATGTCCACCTTTGTTTCCTCCGAGACGACCTTACCAATCTCGGTCGAAACGAGTGCTGCTAAAAAGCTCCCAACTGGCCCAGCCAGCTCATAGCCCACCGCTCCGCTAAACACACAGGCAAATAAGACAAGGCGTGGCGCTTTAAGTCCGTAGGCAATCGCTACACCAATAGCTGGTCCAGCTAAGCTCATCGCAGTTTGACCAATGGACGTTAAAAATCCAAGAGGCTCAAATGAATTACCAATCGTTTGCAAGATCAGTCCGATAATAAGGGAAGAAAAAAGACCTAATGCCATAAAACTTAGAGGCTGAATAATGTAATTCTGGACTGATGGTGTTATTCCTTTTTTATCTAAAAATGCTTTCATGTACGAACTCCCTTCACTATTGAATTGTGATTGGGTTTTTTTGTGTTTTGATAGAAAATGAAGTTGCTGATAGTTGGTTGTATGTATGAAGCAAAGCAGTAAGTTAGATCAGCAAACGGAATTTTGATGAAGTTCATTTGCTCAACATTTCACAATGATAACCCTTTCACTGACTATAATAGCATACTTCCCCAAAACTGCTAGAAGATTTTTATGTCTGCTTATTAGATCGCTTATCTGACTCACTTTGTCTAAGATAAAGATTCTTTACTCTCAATTGCCCAAGGGCCAGTTGGCTTAGAGCTTTACTCCCTATTCATAAAGACTTTGCTTCACTCTATAAAGGTTTGCATCAAAGCATCTATCCAGTGCGTCACTCAGCTCTTCGTTTGCTACAAGCACGTGACTACACGCAATTACTATTCCCAACTGTCCCCCGCACTTCTCTCCAAACAACATACAAAATAGCCGCCCCCCTTTTCCACATTAAAAGGGTAACGGCTATTTTTTTTGAACAGATTTGACAATATCAAGCATCAGCGTCGTTTCATCTTTCATCTCTGTAGCATGCATCACACTCATCAAAGAGACGGTATCAATATTGACGACTACCTCGTACGTTTCTTTATCAAAAGGATTTACGACTAGCTTTCCTGTTCGATCGGCAGAACCAAGTTCAGCAATAACAGGAGCTTCGTCCGTACTAAAGTCTTCGTTTATCAATTGATCCTCAACTGGTGAATCTAAAAATAAGATATACACGTTCTCGCTCATTGTAAGCATATACGTTTGTTCATCTATTTCTTCCACCGTTGCGTCTTCAGGCAAGTACAAGTTAAGGTGATGATGTCTAGTTGTCGTTGTTTGTGGTTCTTCGTCTAAATTTGCT
This window contains:
- a CDS encoding DNA translocase FtsK gives rise to the protein MKEKSVFSYIHKMKDWMFNQEGEETYEAPPTARKKPKEPYVEQEVKMQHYYPKNTLRGQEKPERQERSTSKKVEKARPKKHADTSTERPKFQGQNFKVQEIPRQLYRPEDRKLERARLAREVQQEYTAPKDNEEEKVVQTYQVNEEQISEELTSHQSDDPVIVDVEEVKEDNYKQEELMEVTPEPLKATLFEEESVERLEDRSEKQPQNVEDKEERYLAEPTHEDAPATPFVEEVPKQHVKREKEQEQSHYDRGLVYNPAVVSNMEKKKGQVPFNVMMKQTDKKHYEKRKHEQEASYMYPAIQLLAIPERPNDDDAGWVTEMEQQLNETFQYFNVKARVVHKTKGPSVTRFEVQPEPGVKINKIVQLTDDIKRALAATEIRLEAPIPGKTTVGIEVPNKQATPVSLRSILHSGAFKKAESPLTVALGMDIAGQPIVTDLASMPHGLIAGTTGSGKSVAVNSMLTSILYKSSPKEVRLLLIDPKMVELAPFNAVPHLAAPVITDAKEATLALKWAVEEMDHRYELFAKRGARDLNRYNKKMEEDGLAKLPKLVIVVDELADLMMVAAQEVEDAICRIAQKARACGIHLLVATQRPSVDVITGLIKANIPTRIAFSVSSSADSRTILDSGGAERLLGKGDMLFMHNSSPKPVRIQGTYVSDDEIDRVIDYVSKSPHPGFLFEKEQLTEAALTNDVDELFEEAVEFVREQQVASASLLQRNFRLGYNRAARLIDDMEARGIVSGARGSKPRDVL
- a CDS encoding thioredoxin family protein, coding for MKKIESIEQLEKIKQEENAVFLFTAGWCPDCTFIEPFLPELEEKHSDKAFYSINRDEFIEVCQDMDIFGIPSFVVFKDGKEVDRFVSKDRKTKEEIDSFLLQA
- a CDS encoding DUF1444 family protein codes for the protein MKSIEIKRELEKHFTEEHLVTSYDRDADTFRIVDTRVDKGITVSLSNLSDRFKADKDAALEDTVRQLKEGIRLLTAVIDLTGQEEHIFPILRTPGFDKETKDGKKLLYTDHTAETTIFYAVDHGQSYSMIDEEMLERSSKSKEEIIEAATFNVRALSTEMKQDEVAGNIFYFLHNGDGYDASRILNDRLVKEMADKVEGELAVAVPHHDVLIFADIRNEVGFDVLGQMTFQFFSEGRVPLTALPLMYKDGEFEPVFILAQKKPSSKPID
- a CDS encoding PTS transporter subunit IIC, with translation MKAFLDKKGITPSVQNYIIQPLSFMALGLFSSLIIGLILQTIGNSFEPLGFLTSIGQTAMSLAGPAIGVAIAYGLKAPRLVLFACVFSGAVGYELAGPVGSFLAALVSTEIGKVVSEETKVDIIVTPFTTILTGAMTAYTVGPPIGAALTSFGSFIMWATDQQPFLMGILVAVLMGLALTAPISSAGIAIILQLEGLAAGAATVGCAAQMIGFASASFRENRWSGLIALGVGTSMLQIANIVKNPRILIPPTLAAVIIGPIATTVFVMQNSPEGAGMGTSGFVGQIMTINTMGGTVDVWFAIILLHFLAPAVLSLLFSEYMRKKGWIRYGDMTIDKS